In the Acidovorax sp. A79 genome, one interval contains:
- a CDS encoding ABC transporter substrate-binding protein, translating into MTSRYARTAFAALALACGATAGTAQTTDKLKVGLMLPFSGTFSALGVAIENGFRLHVAEQGGKLAGREIEFFKVDDESDPAKATDNVNKLIKRDGVDVIVGTVHSGVATAMARAAKQSGTLLIVPNAGADAVTGALCAQNIFRSSFSNWQSSYGMGTVAAKQEKKKTAVTITWKYAAGDEMTEAFKEGFEKEGGKVVKQLTVPFPNVEFQALLTEIAATKPDVVFAFFAGGGAVKFVKDYAAAGLNKVTPLYGSGFLTDGTLEAQGDAAQGLLTTLHYADGLNTPRDNAFRTAYAKSFKLQPDVYAVQGYDAAQILATGLKAVKGDIAKKADFAAAVQKATIDSPRGPFTMSRAHNPVQDIYLRKVDGKENKVVGVAAKALADPARGCKL; encoded by the coding sequence ATGACATCTCGCTACGCACGCACGGCATTCGCAGCGCTGGCACTGGCCTGCGGCGCCACCGCAGGCACGGCCCAGACCACCGACAAGCTCAAGGTGGGTCTCATGCTGCCGTTCAGCGGCACCTTCAGCGCGCTGGGCGTTGCCATCGAGAACGGCTTTCGGCTGCACGTGGCCGAGCAGGGCGGCAAGCTCGCGGGCCGCGAGATCGAGTTCTTCAAGGTCGATGACGAGTCCGACCCGGCCAAGGCCACCGACAACGTCAACAAGCTCATCAAGCGCGACGGCGTGGACGTGATCGTCGGCACCGTGCATTCGGGCGTCGCCACGGCGATGGCGCGCGCCGCCAAGCAAAGTGGCACCCTGCTCATCGTGCCCAACGCGGGTGCGGACGCGGTCACGGGTGCGCTGTGCGCGCAGAACATCTTCCGTTCGTCGTTCTCCAACTGGCAGTCGTCCTACGGCATGGGCACCGTGGCCGCGAAGCAGGAGAAGAAAAAGACCGCCGTCACCATCACCTGGAAGTACGCCGCCGGCGACGAGATGACCGAGGCCTTCAAGGAAGGCTTTGAAAAGGAAGGCGGCAAGGTCGTCAAGCAGCTCACCGTGCCGTTCCCGAACGTGGAGTTCCAGGCGCTGCTCACCGAGATCGCGGCCACCAAGCCCGACGTGGTGTTCGCATTCTTCGCGGGCGGCGGCGCGGTCAAGTTCGTCAAGGACTACGCGGCCGCCGGGCTGAACAAGGTCACGCCGCTGTACGGCTCGGGCTTTCTGACCGACGGCACGCTGGAGGCGCAGGGCGATGCCGCGCAGGGCCTGCTCACCACCCTGCACTACGCCGACGGCCTGAATACCCCGCGCGACAACGCGTTCCGCACCGCCTACGCCAAGTCCTTCAAGCTGCAGCCCGACGTGTACGCGGTGCAGGGCTACGACGCCGCCCAGATCCTGGCCACGGGCCTGAAGGCCGTGAAGGGCGACATCGCGAAGAAGGCCGATTTCGCCGCCGCCGTGCAGAAAGCCACCATCGACAGCCCGCGCGGCCCCTTCACCATGAGCCGCGCCCACAACCCCGTGCAGGACATCTACCTGCGCAAGGTGGACGGCAAGGAGAACAAGGTCGTCGGCGTGGCCGCCAAGGCGCTGGCCGACCCCGCGCGCGGCTGCAAGCTGTAA
- a CDS encoding alpha/beta fold hydrolase — protein sequence MSATESSGDAASLASISWRGQAVQVEYQWIAPERTQAPLVVFLHEGLGSLAMWKDFPQRLCANGGFRGLVFSRPGYGRSTPRAADERWGVDFMHRQAEEVLPALLQALGVSEAPWLFGHSDGASIALLYAARFPERVAGLVLLAPHIFVEDVTIANIEQARAAYETTDLPGKLARYHDDPDSAFWGWNRIWLDPAFRGWSIVADIAAVRAPVLAVQGLDDEYGTLAQIRGIAERVPGTRLLELPACAHSPHRDRPGDVIAETVAFITTTSRRQP from the coding sequence ATGAGCGCCACGGAGAGCTCCGGCGACGCGGCGTCTCTGGCCAGTATCTCCTGGCGGGGGCAGGCCGTGCAGGTCGAGTACCAGTGGATAGCGCCCGAGCGCACGCAGGCGCCGCTGGTGGTCTTTCTGCACGAAGGGCTGGGCTCGCTGGCGATGTGGAAGGACTTCCCGCAGCGGCTGTGCGCGAACGGCGGCTTTCGGGGCCTGGTGTTCTCCCGCCCCGGCTACGGCCGTTCCACGCCGCGCGCGGCCGATGAACGCTGGGGCGTGGACTTCATGCACCGGCAGGCCGAGGAGGTGTTGCCCGCGCTGCTGCAGGCGCTGGGCGTGAGCGAAGCGCCCTGGCTGTTCGGCCACAGCGACGGCGCCTCCATCGCGCTGCTGTACGCCGCCCGCTTTCCGGAGCGCGTGGCGGGCCTGGTGCTGCTGGCGCCGCACATCTTCGTCGAGGACGTGACCATCGCCAACATCGAACAGGCGCGTGCCGCCTACGAGACCACCGACCTGCCGGGCAAGCTGGCCCGCTACCACGACGACCCCGATTCGGCCTTCTGGGGCTGGAACCGCATCTGGCTCGACCCCGCCTTTCGCGGCTGGAGCATCGTGGCCGACATCGCCGCCGTGCGCGCGCCCGTGCTGGCCGTGCAGGGTCTTGACGACGAATACGGAACGCTGGCGCAGATCCGCGGCATTGCCGAGCGCGTGCCGGGCACCCGGCTGCTGGAGCTGCCCGCCTGCGCGCATTCCCCCCACCGTGACCGGCCCGGCGACGTGATCGCCGAGACGGTGGCGTTCATCACGACAACATCCAGGAGACAACCATGA